tgtagatctggttgagatctacaacttttgtatagCTTATTTTTTTCATCAGATGTCATttcaaagttttgaaatttgaaatgcAAATATCATTACCAAAATGATCTCAAACGAAAATCTTgccaactacaaagttgtagatctggtcgagatctacaacttctATATAGACTATttttttcatccaagatcatTTTAaagattcaaaaaatttgtgggTTTGAAATGTCTCATTCAACACATCACTGCCGGTTACTAACAATAACCGGCAATGAATAGTCATCTATCACTGTCGGTTTATGTTAATAACCGGCAGTGATAGATCACTGCTAGTTATTGTTAAGAACTGGCAGTGATGATGCATCACTGCCCGGTGATAAAAACATTAACTATCACTATCGGTTATTCACTGCCGGTTCTTGTTAATAACCGGCAGTGATACCTTCATCACTATCAGAATTAGATAACCGGCAGTGATGAGCTGGCATGGATAGCCATATCTGTAGTAATGTATGAAACATCAATTTTCAGTTTATTTGTTTTGATAGCAGTTAAATTCACTTGTGATTGTGATCCTATCTGTTGTGTGTACGTCTTTGTACAAGCTAAGGCTGACTGCACCGCGCACCTAGGGAAACCACCCGCACCGCACATCTGTATGACCACTTCTACCGTTCAGGACTTCAGGTCCCTACAGGGAACCTCCACAGGCACAGGCTGCATGGACCAACGCTATCCGCCTCCACAGCTCCACCTCGACGCCTTCACACCCACCCGGCGCCTCCGATCCGCCATCCCCGCCGACCTCGGCAACCTCGGCGACCCCGCTATTCGCGCTCCGCCTCGACCTCCACGTCCCCGGCCGCCTTCACTCTCGgtggcgcctccgcctccgctctCTCccgcgcccgcctcctcctccattgCCCGCTCCGCTGCACCACCGCCTCCGCTGTGGACCCCGCCCTGCCGCGCTGATTGCCCCAGTGCAaggaggacggcgaggaggccgacgaagaggacagcgaggaaggcGCTGGCGTACCCGGCGGTGGTTGGTTTCAAGCATAGATGAGCAGAAGGCCCGAGGCCCGGTagcccggcccaagcacgggcGACCCGgcacggcccaagcacggcacggGCCCGAAGACACCGGGCTCGGGCTAGGCACGGCACGGGTCCCGGGCCGGGCTTGGGCCGCTAGGCAGGCCCGTCGggtggcacggcacggcccgcaaTTAGTGGAAGGCACGGTAGAGGCCCGTTAGCTTATATATAActataattatatatttatatatgaaCTTATAATTTGTCATTTGTCAATAAGTTAACTTATAGGTGTAACTTAtgtgtttttttaatatttatGAACTTAATAATATTTGAGAAATAATATTTAGCTTATACGATTCTTTAAACATTTGTGAAATTGATATCTTCATATGTTTATGGGCTATTTGGGCCAGCCCGGCACGCCATTTTGGTCGAGCCATTTGGGCCGGGCCGGCACGAAAATAGGCCCATGGGTCGGGCCTGGGCCGTCGGCCAAGCACGAAGCCCGGGGCAGCCCGGCACGGTGGCacgacgggccaaacttggcccGGCACGATCGAGCCGGGCCTGGCCCGagcccgggccgggccgggccgggcggcccgtTTGCTCATCTATGGTTTCAAGATACAGATAGAGGTCTCCGCACGGCAGCAGTTGTCCACCGCCGACCTGTATCCATTATTTGTTGGCACCGGTGGGCCCCATCCCTTTACCGATTGGGTTAGcgtggcagcggtgcggtcagcCTAAGGACTGCACTATTGAGCTATTGATATCTTGGTGCACTGGGCGCTGCCGAAAACCACATTGGAGACACTGATAGGCAAAGAAAAAGTGTTTTGATCAAGTCAAGGTGGGAAAATGTGAACCACTTTACTGAACCTTCGCCGGTAAGTTAGTTTCGTTCTCCAGTCGTCCCATCGTCATCACCTGCCCTCAGGGCTGAGTCAATCATGTGCAGAGGCATCATCATCCATCAGCTTCTTCTTTCTCCGATTCACCGTGTGGAAGCTACCTGGTGCTTTGGTATCGGCTTGTAATAAATCCCCAATCTTCCTCGATTCCAACTATGCTTGTATATAATCTCCCGAGCTAACCTGCAGGCGTGCCAAAGTGGCCATCGCGAATAGGAATTACAAAGATCCCTCTCATGAGTCCATCACTCCTCGTgatctgcttcttcttcttcttctccacccACGTACCTCGCGCTTCATCGCTCTCCTTCCACCTCAACTTCTCGGAGCCGACGTCTGCCTGCGGCGTCCAGATCAACTGCACGAAAGCGTACATCGCAAATGGCATGCTTGAGCTGACAGGGAACGACATCGATCGGGGCACCATCGACAACATCGGCCGGGCCACGTACGCCAAGCCGGTGCCACTCTGGcgtgccggcggtggcggtgccaTGCTGCTGGCAAGCTTTACCACGTCCTTCACTTTCAGGATCACGCCGGACCCGAGGCAGCCCAACACCGGAGACGGGATGGCCTTCTTCCTCACGCCCTACGCGTCGGCAACCGAGATCCcgccggggagcggcggcgggaacCTCGGCCTTCTCGCGGGCAGCAACTGGACCGGGGACAGCCGGTTCGTGTTCGTCGCCGTCGAGTTCGACACCTGGTCCAACGGTCTGCCTGCTGACATCAACGGCGACCATATGGGCATCGACAACTCCTCCAtcgtctccatggcgtccaCCAGCACGTCATCTCCGGCGGGGAACCTGACGTCCAATATCGACATGACCGCCACGGTCAGTTACCACAACGGGTCCAAACTGTTAGCTGCGGATCTACAGATCAACGGCAGTTGGTACCATGTCAACGCGACCATCGATCTGAGCAGCTACCTGCCAGAGGAAGTCGCCGTGGGCTTCTCGGCGTCCACAGGCCTGTCCGCCGAGCTGCACCGGGTGCTGACCTGGTCGTTCAGTTCAACGCTCGCACCGAAGGAGAGCACGGCAACGACGACGACAGCAACCTCCAAGCAGCTTCCCAAGAAATTGCGAATACTTTTGTCCGTTCTCGTGCCGATCCTATTCCTGTcgctgtgcgccgccgccgggacctACTTCCTtgtgcggcggcgacgccaaGAAGAAGGTGGTAGCAGCGACTCGGAAGAACAGTTTGACAGAGCGGAGCTCGAAAGAGGGGTGGCCGCTGGTGGCCCCAGGCGATACACGTACGGCGAGCTGGCCAGCACCACCGACAATTTCGCCGAGGAGAAGAAGCTCGGTCGTGGCGGCTTCGGGAGCGTC
This window of the Panicum virgatum strain AP13 chromosome 1K, P.virgatum_v5, whole genome shotgun sequence genome carries:
- the LOC120712418 gene encoding L-type lectin-domain containing receptor kinase IX.1-like isoform X1; this encodes MCRGIIIHQLLLSPIHRVEATWCFGVPKWPSRIGITKIPLMSPSLLVICFFFFFSTHVPRASSLSFHLNFSEPTSACGVQINCTKAYIANGMLELTGNDIDRGTIDNIGRATYAKPVPLWRAGGGGAMLLASFTTSFTFRITPDPRQPNTGDGMAFFLTPYASATEIPPGSGGGNLGLLAGSNWTGDSRFVFVAVEFDTWSNGLPADINGDHMGIDNSSIVSMASTSTSSPAGNLTSNIDMTATVSYHNGSKLLAADLQINGSWYHVNATIDLSSYLPEEVAVGFSASTGLSAELHRVLTWSFSSTLAPKESTATTTTATSKQLPKKLRILLSVLVPILFLSLCAAAGTYFLVRRRRQEEGGSSDSEEQFDRAELERGVAAGGPRRYTYGELASTTDNFAEEKKLGRGGFGSVYLGRLAVAGQERGVAIKMFSSESSAQGRREFEAEVRIISRLKHRNLVQLLGWCDSRHGLMLVYELVAQGSLDRHLYSRDRFLTWPQRYQIVLGLGSALRYLHREWEQCIVHGDIKPSNIMLDESHGAKLGDFGLARLVDHGAGWQTTKAVLGTAGYIDPEFVNTRRPSTYSDVYSFGIVLLEIVCNRPPVVVQQEEEPAFVLLKWVWGLYGQNATLDAADERLRGGDELDELCMERVLVVGLWCAHPDPSERPSIEQAMHVLQSEDRRLPALSPHMYKTMLDNVPMPTRAYGAFSIDAYSSTYSATTGNTTNTSSQSSSSALLRNSHDLP
- the LOC120712418 gene encoding L-type lectin-domain containing receptor kinase IX.1-like isoform X2 — protein: MSPSLLVICFFFFFSTHVPRASSLSFHLNFSEPTSACGVQINCTKAYIANGMLELTGNDIDRGTIDNIGRATYAKPVPLWRAGGGGAMLLASFTTSFTFRITPDPRQPNTGDGMAFFLTPYASATEIPPGSGGGNLGLLAGSNWTGDSRFVFVAVEFDTWSNGLPADINGDHMGIDNSSIVSMASTSTSSPAGNLTSNIDMTATVSYHNGSKLLAADLQINGSWYHVNATIDLSSYLPEEVAVGFSASTGLSAELHRVLTWSFSSTLAPKESTATTTTATSKQLPKKLRILLSVLVPILFLSLCAAAGTYFLVRRRRQEEGGSSDSEEQFDRAELERGVAAGGPRRYTYGELASTTDNFAEEKKLGRGGFGSVYLGRLAVAGQERGVAIKMFSSESSAQGRREFEAEVRIISRLKHRNLVQLLGWCDSRHGLMLVYELVAQGSLDRHLYSRDRFLTWPQRYQIVLGLGSALRYLHREWEQCIVHGDIKPSNIMLDESHGAKLGDFGLARLVDHGAGWQTTKAVLGTAGYIDPEFVNTRRPSTYSDVYSFGIVLLEIVCNRPPVVVQQEEEPAFVLLKWVWGLYGQNATLDAADERLRGGDELDELCMERVLVVGLWCAHPDPSERPSIEQAMHVLQSEDRRLPALSPHMYKTMLDNVPMPTRAYGAFSIDAYSSTYSATTGNTTNTSSQSSSSALLRNSHDLP